In Trichoderma atroviride chromosome 2, complete sequence, one DNA window encodes the following:
- a CDS encoding uncharacterized protein (EggNog:ENOG41~TransMembrane:6 (i135-157o163-186i207-230o236-262i327-347o353-377i)), with the protein MPGIGQDNTVSRSLSDTPNEASGRAARALPNSPLGSVQGTASLPNIVTFAHADSFGSRTSQRAFGPESPRTADAGRRSLSYALRQEADVYYDSRAATHDEWKRRDRTLQDYYGNNPQLLPQLPFTWHHGWKRWRLFVFAILVFIDGSLIPIVLYYAMRYAGHVQGWIIFAVVTSIWGGPTYIEFGIRTWRLMKKERFYRPLGTNSRWCFDTLNWASVLTITAVTALFIVGSAPHIVWLRVLCMPAPAILYSLGGVLGLITLFNYMNWPAPFRLSSTGKGEKVLPGVYYFIEDVVAVNAGAGRPYREAFAARYNASPRFRQMLFKQSVFWSVPALLLAGALTVIAVVHEVPATVAYGVCWAVPFIWCAVWGWITVIWCKRDMVRERVEWEEKYPTEKHETATNNIPLATV; encoded by the exons ATGCCGGGCATAGGTCAAGATAACACCGTTAGCCGGTCTTTGTCCGATACACCAAATGAAGCCTCTGGGAGAGCCGCCAGAGCCCTTCCGAACAGCCCTTTGGGGTCTGTACAAGGAACCGCCTCGCTACCGAATATTGTAACCTTTGCACATGCGGATAGCTTCGGAAGCAGAACAAGCCAGCGTGCATTTGGTCCAGAGTCCCCCCGAACAGCAGATGCGGGCCGGCGAAGCCTTTCGTACGCTTTGCGACAAGAAGCAGATGTTTACTACGACTCGCGAGCGGCAACACACGATGAATGGAAACGACGGGACCGAACGCTACAAGACTATTATGGGAATAATCCTCAGCTCTTGCCGCAGCTGCCTTTCACGTGGCATCATGGATGGAAGCGCTGGAGACTCTTTGTTTTTGCGATTCTGGTGTTTATCGATGGTTCTCTAATACCCATCGTGCTGTACTATGCCATGCGATATGCCGGCCATGTCCAAGGCTGGATCATCTTCGCCGTGGTCACGAGTATTTGGGGCGGTCCAACGTACATCGAATTTGGCATCAGAACCTGGCGGCtcatgaagaaggagagattCTATCGTCCACTGGGCACGAATAGCCGCTGGTGCTTCGATACACTGAACTGGGCATCGGTGCTTACCATCACCGCCGTTACGGCGCTCTTCATCGTGGGCAGTGCGCCGCATATAGTTTGGCTGAGAGTTCTCTGCatgccagcaccagccatTCTGTAcagccttggcggcgtcCTCGGTCTCATCACGCTGTTCAACTATATGAACTGGCCTGCCCCGTTCCGCCTCAGTTCCACTGGGAAAGGCGAAAAG GTCCTGCCGGGAGTGTACTATTTTATTGAAGATGTCGTTGCCGTCAATGCCGGAGCCGGTAGACCATACCGAGAAGCTTTTGCGGCCCGTTACAATGCCAGCCCCCGCTTCCGGCAAATGCTGTTCAAGCAATCTGTATTCTGGTCCGTGCCTGCGCTTCTGTTGGCCGGCGCCCTCACCGTTATTGCCGTCGTACATGAAGTTCCAGCCACTGTTGCGTACGGAGTATGCTGGGCCGTGCCATTCATATGGTGTGCGGTCTGGGGCTGGATTACAGTCATCTGGTGCAAGCGAGATATGGTCCGCGAGAGAGTGGAGTGGGAAGAGAAATACCCTACTGAGAAACATGAAACTGCAACAAACAATATCCCCTTAGCGACGGTTTAA
- a CDS encoding uncharacterized protein (EggNog:ENOG41~TransMembrane:4 (i21-43o142-163i222-243o249-267i)) produces the protein MALLRQFIAFGTDNAGIERSLRFVQALVSLFATYRFSAAAALLPLTSTKFPPSTSFLELRAKINVTRRLLRFVRFLEQFQLGWDLYSSQVLDFETLLDVLGKTCLGLYGMLESVTLLDLLEVDHLKIFGAEQTDNLNYQAQVFWLIALCISLFRSSIALLRCLGKQPAPHASSNHNSKENISSENSEHQKGDGPLRENGDGSGDQVASQSGATEPKEAVPSLILKLVATTMDILLPAAAVGLIETHPAVIALAMIISTAITANDVWVRCGKEMQSR, from the exons ATGGCACTCCTGCGCCAATTTATTGCCTTCGGGACTGATAATG CCGGAATCGAGCGATCATTACGCTTCGTCCAGGCTTTAGTCTCTCTCTTCGCCACATAtcgcttctctgcagcagccgcattGCTGCCTCTAACGTCAACCAAGTTTCCACCGTCAACGTCATTTCTGGAACTGCgggccaagatcaacgtAACCAGGCGTCTCCTGCGATTTGTTCGGTTCCTTGAGCAATTCCAATTGGGATGGGATTTGTACTCTTCCCAGGTATTGGACTTCGAGACATTACTCGATGTGCTCGGCAAAACATGCCTGGGGCTGTATGGCATGCTCGAATCAGTGACCCTGCTCGACCTGCTAGAAGTAGACCATCTGAAGATTTTCGGCGCAGAGCAGACTGATAACTTGAATTATCAAGCTCAGGTCTTTTGGCTCATCGCTTTATGCATCTCGCTGTTTCGCTCCAGTATCGCACTGCTGCGCTGTCTTGGCAAACAGCCGGCCCCGCATGCATCATCCAACCACAACTCCAAAGAGAACATCTCCAGTGAGAACAGCGAACATCAGAAGGGAGATGGACCATTAAGGGAGAATGGCGATGGATCTGGGGATCAAGTGGCATCGCAGAGCGGAGCGACAGAACCCAAGGAGGCTGTTCCTTCGCTGATACTGAAGCTCGTAGCAACCACCATGGACATTCTCCTTCCAgccgctgctgttggcttGATTGAAACTCATCCTGCAGTGATCGCACTGGCCATGATTATTAGCACAGCAATCACCGCCAACGACGTATGGGTTAGGTGCGGCAAAGAGATGCAAAGTCGCTGA